One window of Solwaraspora sp. WMMA2056 genomic DNA carries:
- a CDS encoding dihydrofolate reductase family protein, which translates to MRRLIVNTFLTLDGVMQAPGGPGEDDDGGFRHGGWSVNYWDELMGQTMGETMGTPFDLVLGRRTYDIFAAHWPSAPEEDAKPLNDATKYVASRGRPALRWRNSTLIDGDVAEGVGALKRTDGPELQVHGSADLLQTLIRHGLVDEFRIWTFPVVVGAGKRLFGDGTAPAALRLVGSSVSSTGVLMCTYQPAGEIETGSFALD; encoded by the coding sequence ATGCGCAGACTCATCGTCAACACGTTCCTCACCCTCGACGGGGTGATGCAGGCACCCGGTGGCCCCGGCGAAGACGACGACGGCGGATTCCGTCACGGCGGCTGGTCGGTGAACTACTGGGACGAGCTGATGGGCCAGACCATGGGCGAAACCATGGGTACGCCGTTCGACCTGGTCCTCGGCCGCCGCACGTACGACATCTTCGCCGCCCACTGGCCGAGTGCCCCGGAAGAGGACGCCAAGCCGCTCAACGACGCCACCAAATACGTTGCCTCCCGTGGCCGGCCTGCCCTGCGGTGGCGCAACTCGACGCTGATCGACGGCGACGTGGCCGAGGGTGTCGGCGCGCTCAAACGCACCGACGGCCCCGAGTTGCAGGTGCACGGCAGCGCCGACCTGCTGCAGACCCTGATCCGGCACGGCCTGGTCGACGAGTTCCGGATCTGGACCTTCCCGGTCGTCGTCGGTGCCGGCAAGCGGCTGTTCGGCGACGGCACCGCACCGGCGGCGTTGCGGCTGGTCGGCAGTTCGGTATCCAGCACCGGCGTGCTGATGTGCACCTACCAGCCGGCTGGCGAGATCGAGACCGGCTCCTTCGCCTTGGACTGA
- a CDS encoding SRPBCC domain-containing protein, whose product MGHEFELRKEIELPATPEQVWDAIATGPGLDSWFMGRSEIEPREGGTARLTIAGHTDEATIVGWEPGKRFADRTATADDGSFMATEYLIEGRDQGSTVLRMVQSGVLGDNWETEYEAMTVGWDLYLGTLAAYLRYFPGRTAIPVTVLRPGAGDADRVWPAVAASLGVTHPLTEGAPVRLAVPGTAPIDGVVDLSTPSMFLGVRTAGGLYRFVHSGRERGNALFLSHHVFDPDAEPVHTEQSWQRWLDQLPTS is encoded by the coding sequence ATGGGACACGAATTCGAGCTACGCAAGGAAATCGAGCTGCCGGCAACGCCGGAGCAGGTGTGGGACGCCATCGCCACCGGCCCCGGACTCGACTCCTGGTTCATGGGCCGCAGCGAGATCGAGCCCCGGGAGGGCGGCACGGCGCGTCTCACCATCGCCGGGCACACCGACGAGGCCACCATCGTCGGCTGGGAACCAGGCAAGCGGTTCGCCGACCGTACCGCTACCGCCGACGACGGCTCGTTCATGGCCACCGAATACCTCATCGAAGGCCGCGACCAGGGCAGCACTGTGCTGCGGATGGTGCAGAGCGGCGTACTCGGCGACAACTGGGAGACCGAGTACGAGGCGATGACGGTCGGCTGGGACCTCTACCTGGGCACCCTCGCCGCGTACCTGCGGTATTTTCCGGGCCGCACGGCGATCCCGGTGACCGTGCTGCGGCCCGGTGCCGGCGACGCGGACCGGGTGTGGCCGGCGGTCGCCGCCTCGCTGGGCGTGACCCACCCGCTCACCGAAGGTGCGCCGGTGCGCCTCGCCGTACCCGGCACGGCACCGATCGACGGCGTCGTCGACCTGAGTACGCCGTCGATGTTCCTCGGCGTACGCACCGCCGGTGGGCTCTACCGCTTCGTCCACTCCGGACGCGAGCGCGGCAACGCGCTGTTCCTCAGCCACCACGTCTTCGACCCCGACGCCGAACCCGTCCACACCGAGCAGTCCTGGCAGCGATGGCTGGACCAGCTGCCGACCTCGTGA
- a CDS encoding helix-turn-helix domain-containing protein has protein sequence MLDVAVIEDPAAAEVSLDPIRARILAELAEPASATMLAARIGLPRQKVNYHLKALEQHGLVELVERRRKGNVTERIMRATASAYVISPAALAAVAPDPALAPDRLSARWLLAVAARLVRDVGALITGAERANKRVATFAVDGEIRFASAADRAAFAEELANTVTALVARYHDETVPGGRSHRLVVALHPSAETPSTGTAQEG, from the coding sequence ATGTTGGACGTAGCGGTGATCGAGGACCCGGCGGCGGCCGAGGTTTCGCTCGACCCGATCCGGGCCCGGATCCTCGCCGAGCTGGCCGAGCCTGCTTCGGCGACCATGCTCGCCGCCCGGATCGGCCTGCCCCGGCAGAAGGTCAACTACCACCTGAAAGCGTTGGAACAGCACGGCCTGGTCGAGTTGGTCGAGCGGCGGCGCAAGGGCAACGTCACCGAGCGGATCATGCGGGCCACCGCCAGTGCGTACGTGATCTCACCGGCCGCGCTCGCCGCCGTCGCGCCGGACCCGGCCCTGGCCCCCGACCGGCTCTCCGCCCGCTGGTTGCTCGCCGTCGCCGCCCGGCTGGTCCGCGACGTCGGCGCGCTGATCACCGGCGCGGAGCGGGCGAACAAGCGGGTCGCGACCTTCGCCGTCGACGGCGAGATCCGCTTCGCCTCGGCCGCCGACCGGGCCGCCTTCGCCGAGGAGTTGGCCAACACGGTCACCGCCCTGGTCGCCAGATACCACGATGAAACGGTCCCCGGTGGCCGGTCGCACCGCCTCGTCGTCGCCCTGCACCCGAGCGCCGAGACGCCGAGCACCGGAACCGCACAGGAAGGTTGA
- a CDS encoding serine hydrolase, translating to MGELLAEADQAGQVDGLHAVVVVRGGQLLWEHYGTGGDFAWGDSLGVVEFGPTTLHDLRSVTKSVTALLYGIALDERLVPDPAQPLLRQFPEYPDLAADPDRAGLTVAHALTMSLGLDWREDLPYDSPDNGEIAMELAPDRYRYVLERPVVGPPGERWAYCGGATALLGKLIADGTGQVLEAYGWAKLFAPLGVEQFHWMAGDDGVASPASGLRLTPRDLARIGELVLAGGVWAGRRLVPASWISEMLEPRLSTGWSAEYGYHWYLQTVAGHRTASAMGNGGQRLIVLPDLELVVVVTAGNYDDPDQWRTPVAVLEQVVLPALDLA from the coding sequence ATGGGTGAGCTGCTGGCCGAGGCCGACCAGGCCGGGCAGGTCGACGGGCTGCACGCGGTCGTGGTGGTACGTGGTGGACAGCTCCTGTGGGAGCACTACGGCACCGGCGGCGACTTCGCTTGGGGCGACTCACTGGGCGTCGTCGAGTTCGGCCCGACGACGCTGCACGACCTGCGCTCGGTCACCAAGAGCGTGACCGCACTGCTGTACGGCATCGCCCTCGACGAGCGCCTGGTTCCGGACCCGGCGCAGCCGCTGCTGCGGCAGTTTCCCGAGTACCCGGATCTGGCGGCTGACCCGGACCGGGCCGGGCTGACCGTCGCGCACGCGCTGACCATGTCGCTGGGGCTGGACTGGCGCGAGGACCTGCCGTACGACTCGCCGGACAACGGTGAGATCGCCATGGAGCTCGCCCCGGACCGCTACCGGTACGTGCTGGAGCGGCCGGTCGTCGGCCCACCCGGCGAGCGCTGGGCCTACTGCGGCGGCGCCACCGCGCTGCTCGGCAAGCTGATCGCCGACGGCACCGGGCAGGTGTTGGAGGCGTACGGCTGGGCGAAGCTGTTCGCGCCGCTCGGCGTCGAGCAGTTCCACTGGATGGCCGGCGACGACGGGGTGGCCTCGCCCGCGTCCGGGCTGCGGCTGACCCCGCGTGACCTGGCCCGGATCGGCGAGCTGGTGTTGGCCGGCGGGGTCTGGGCCGGCCGTCGACTGGTGCCGGCCAGCTGGATCAGCGAGATGCTCGAGCCGCGTCTGTCGACCGGGTGGTCCGCCGAGTACGGCTACCACTGGTATCTGCAGACCGTCGCCGGTCACCGGACGGCCTCGGCGATGGGCAACGGCGGTCAGCGCCTGATCGTCCTGCCCGACCTGGAGCTCGTCGTCGTCGTGACCGCCGGCAACTACGACGACCCCGATCAGTGGCGCACCCCGGTCGCGGTGCTGGAACAGGTCGTCCTACCCGCGCTCGACCTGGCCTAG
- a CDS encoding NAD(P)-dependent alcohol dehydrogenase, producing MKAMVQDRYGSPDVLRLRDVDTPTPGDDEVLVRVHASSVNAYDWHAMRGDPYLARLSFGLRRPRAAVRGQDFAGRVEAVGAAVTRFRPGDEVYGEAGPAGGAFAEYLCVAERLVEAKPANLSFAQAAAVPLAATTALVCLGDAAELRAGQHVLVNGASGGVGTFAVQLAKAYGAHVTAVCRTRNVELVRSLGADHVVDYTREDFTRTDAVRAGRRYDVLLDLVGNRSLTDCRRVLTRAGTLVLCGGGVSTGGSLLGPLALFIRARIVAGFVRQRIVAPMATAGRGHLATLRDLVEAGTVTPVVDRTFRLSEVPDAIRYVETEHARAKVVVTM from the coding sequence ATGAAGGCGATGGTCCAGGACCGGTACGGCTCACCCGACGTGCTGCGGTTGCGCGACGTCGACACCCCGACCCCCGGCGACGACGAGGTGCTGGTCCGGGTGCACGCCAGCTCGGTCAACGCGTACGACTGGCACGCGATGCGCGGCGACCCGTACCTGGCCCGGTTGTCGTTCGGGCTGCGCCGGCCCCGCGCGGCCGTGCGCGGTCAGGACTTCGCCGGCCGGGTCGAGGCGGTCGGCGCTGCGGTGACCCGGTTCCGCCCCGGTGACGAGGTGTACGGCGAGGCCGGCCCCGCCGGCGGCGCGTTCGCCGAGTACCTGTGCGTGGCGGAGCGTCTGGTCGAGGCGAAGCCGGCGAACCTGAGCTTCGCGCAGGCGGCGGCGGTGCCGCTGGCCGCCACCACCGCCCTGGTCTGTCTGGGGGACGCCGCCGAGCTGCGGGCCGGGCAGCACGTCCTGGTCAACGGGGCGTCCGGCGGGGTCGGCACCTTCGCGGTGCAGCTGGCCAAGGCGTACGGCGCGCACGTGACCGCGGTGTGCCGGACCCGCAACGTGGAGCTGGTCCGGTCGCTCGGCGCGGACCACGTCGTCGACTACACCCGGGAGGACTTCACCCGTACTGATGCCGTCCGGGCCGGCCGCCGCTACGACGTGCTGCTCGACCTGGTCGGCAACCGGTCGTTGACCGACTGCCGGCGGGTGCTGACCCGGGCCGGGACGCTGGTGCTGTGCGGCGGCGGAGTGTCGACCGGCGGCAGCCTGCTCGGGCCGTTGGCGCTGTTCATCCGGGCCCGGATCGTGGCCGGCTTCGTCCGTCAGCGCATCGTCGCGCCGATGGCTACGGCGGGCCGGGGGCACCTGGCGACGCTGCGGGACCTGGTCGAGGCGGGTACGGTGACCCCGGTCGTCGACCGGACGTTCCGGCTGAGCGAGGTGCCCGACGCGATCCGATACGTCGAGACCGAACACGCCCGCGCCAAGGTCGTCGTCACCATGTGA
- a CDS encoding histidine kinase: MTRSRPDTDTDTDAGDSAARPGSRPGPGLAVLTAIGQPVGTAIAASWQSGGVSIIGYALLVFSGLALADRHRSPRRNFLIVVAATLAYHLLDQPAGVTLLAPMIAASAARAAGHRWLVGAAAVTAYGIWVLVTGATPRQALLALALIVAAGLVTEIGTLVADRVREGVAEQRRLSEERQRRRATEQRLRIAAELHDVLGHHLSLINVRAGVGLHLMDRDPEQARAALEAIAQSSAEALREVRTMLDTLYPRGQAAPRAPAPGLDRLGELTDDAAVPTRTVIDGTPRPLPAAVDRAAYRIVQEALTNVRRHAGPGAAATVTIGYRQDAVMLQIDDDGGGAPGSAAAAPGAAAVAALAPAGNGITGMRERAAALGGEVTAGPAPDGVGGWRVRAHLPLDPDSRAEETST; the protein is encoded by the coding sequence ATGACCCGGTCACGCCCCGACACCGACACCGACACCGACGCGGGCGACTCGGCGGCCCGGCCGGGGTCGCGGCCCGGACCGGGCCTGGCGGTGCTGACCGCGATCGGGCAGCCGGTCGGGACCGCGATCGCCGCCAGTTGGCAGTCCGGCGGCGTCTCGATCATCGGGTACGCCCTGCTGGTGTTCAGCGGGCTGGCGCTGGCCGACCGGCACCGGTCCCCCCGGCGCAACTTCCTGATCGTGGTCGCCGCGACCCTGGCGTACCACCTGCTGGACCAGCCGGCCGGGGTGACGCTGCTGGCCCCGATGATCGCCGCGTCGGCGGCGCGCGCCGCCGGCCACCGCTGGCTGGTCGGGGCGGCGGCGGTGACGGCGTACGGCATCTGGGTGCTGGTCACCGGGGCGACACCGCGGCAGGCGCTGCTGGCGTTGGCGCTGATCGTCGCCGCCGGGCTGGTCACCGAGATCGGCACCCTCGTCGCCGACCGGGTCCGCGAGGGCGTCGCGGAGCAACGCCGGCTCTCCGAGGAGCGGCAGCGTCGCCGGGCCACCGAGCAACGGCTGCGGATCGCCGCCGAACTGCACGACGTACTCGGTCATCATCTGTCGCTGATCAACGTACGGGCCGGGGTCGGTCTGCACCTGATGGACCGCGACCCGGAACAGGCCCGCGCGGCGTTGGAGGCGATCGCGCAGTCCAGCGCGGAGGCGTTGCGCGAGGTCCGGACGATGCTCGACACGCTCTACCCGCGCGGTCAGGCCGCCCCGCGCGCCCCCGCACCGGGGCTGGACCGACTCGGCGAGCTGACCGACGACGCGGCGGTGCCGACCCGGACGGTGATCGACGGTACGCCCCGACCGCTGCCGGCGGCCGTGGACCGAGCGGCGTACCGGATCGTGCAGGAGGCGTTGACCAACGTGCGGCGGCACGCCGGTCCGGGTGCCGCCGCCACCGTCACCATCGGATACCGGCAGGATGCGGTGATGCTCCAGATCGACGACGACGGCGGCGGTGCGCCAGGGTCGGCTGCCGCCGCACCGGGTGCGGCTGCCGTGGCGGCTCTTGCCCCGGCGGGTAACGGCATCACCGGGATGCGGGAGCGGGCCGCAGCGCTGGGCGGCGAGGTGACCGCCGGTCCCGCGCCGGACGGCGTCGGCGGCTGGCGGGTACGGGCCCACCTGCCACTGGATCCTGACTCGCGGGCTGAGGAGACATCGACGTGA
- a CDS encoding response regulator transcription factor, with product MIRVLLVDDQVLVRAGFRALLAAEGDIEVVGEAGDGAQAVRLAGQTRPDVVLMDIRMPGVDGLTATRQIAADPRLSEVRIIVLTTFELDEYVGEALRAGAAGFLVKNTQPAELIQGVRVVAAGDGLLSPSVTRRVIEQFAARTAAPAAPRRLAELTEREREVVALVGTGLSNDEIAARLVVSPATAKTHVSRAMVKLGARDRAQLVVFAYEAGLVRPGWLP from the coding sequence GTGATCCGGGTGCTACTGGTCGACGATCAGGTGCTGGTCCGGGCCGGGTTCCGGGCGCTGCTGGCCGCCGAGGGAGACATCGAGGTCGTCGGTGAGGCCGGTGACGGCGCGCAGGCGGTCAGGTTGGCCGGGCAGACCCGACCGGACGTGGTCCTGATGGACATCCGGATGCCCGGGGTGGACGGGTTGACCGCCACCCGGCAGATCGCAGCCGACCCGCGACTGTCCGAGGTACGGATCATCGTGCTGACCACGTTCGAGCTGGACGAGTACGTCGGCGAGGCGCTGCGCGCCGGGGCGGCCGGCTTTCTGGTGAAGAACACGCAGCCGGCCGAGCTGATCCAGGGGGTACGGGTGGTCGCAGCCGGCGACGGTCTGCTGTCGCCGAGTGTGACCCGGCGGGTGATCGAGCAGTTCGCCGCCCGTACCGCCGCTCCGGCCGCACCCCGGCGGTTGGCCGAGCTGACCGAGCGGGAGCGGGAGGTGGTGGCGTTGGTCGGCACCGGGCTGTCCAACGACGAGATCGCCGCCCGGCTGGTGGTCAGCCCGGCGACGGCGAAGACGCACGTGTCCCGGGCGATGGTCAAACTCGGTGCCCGGGACCGCGCCCAGCTGGTCGTGTTCGCGTACGAGGCCGGCCTGGTCCGCCCCGGCTGGTTACCCTGA
- a CDS encoding Fic family protein gives MLYAMPQLDAADRRVLHELDQMRADLRLQLRSTPRWAGQLRRSLFAAAIQGSNTIEHITISGSDARALVEQAPMSAETSDEVRQAVVGYRDAMTYVQQTPELDFFEYSQTLLSALHFMITKYQPAKWPGRYRTGGIFVTSADPLEPVYTGPDAERVPGLMGELVDWLRHGDLDAPAYARAAMAHLNLVGIHPWRDGNGRTARALHTLVLARTGELAAEFSSIEEWLGEQINTVQYYEALRSAQDGSFQPDRDAHPWLRFVLAAHHRQAQRVKRRSEWTVRLWMDLERLTEQQGLPGRVVSALYAAAAGELRRTTYQQDEGLSRDQAIRDVQALTRAGLLTPRGNATSRVYLPAGAAAEIAQAATAAVRGPGRDPYQ, from the coding sequence ATGCTCTACGCGATGCCGCAGCTCGACGCCGCCGACCGGCGGGTGCTGCACGAGTTGGACCAGATGCGTGCCGACCTGCGGCTGCAGCTACGGTCCACCCCACGCTGGGCGGGTCAACTGCGGCGGAGCCTGTTCGCCGCCGCGATCCAGGGCTCGAACACCATCGAGCACATCACGATCAGCGGTTCGGACGCCCGAGCACTTGTCGAGCAGGCGCCCATGTCGGCGGAGACCAGCGACGAGGTCCGCCAGGCGGTCGTCGGCTACCGCGATGCGATGACGTACGTGCAGCAGACGCCTGAGTTGGACTTCTTCGAATACTCGCAGACTCTGCTCTCGGCCTTGCACTTCATGATCACCAAGTATCAGCCGGCGAAATGGCCCGGCCGTTATCGGACCGGCGGGATCTTCGTAACCAGTGCCGACCCGCTGGAGCCCGTGTACACCGGCCCGGACGCGGAACGGGTCCCCGGGCTGATGGGCGAACTGGTCGACTGGCTCCGCCACGGCGACCTCGACGCGCCGGCGTACGCGCGAGCGGCGATGGCCCACCTGAACCTCGTCGGCATCCACCCCTGGCGCGATGGCAACGGGCGTACGGCCCGCGCCCTGCACACCCTGGTGCTGGCCCGCACCGGCGAACTCGCCGCCGAGTTCTCCTCGATCGAGGAGTGGCTGGGCGAGCAGATCAACACGGTCCAGTACTACGAGGCACTGCGGTCCGCTCAGGACGGCAGCTTCCAACCGGATCGCGATGCCCACCCCTGGCTGCGGTTCGTGCTGGCGGCGCATCACCGGCAGGCGCAGCGGGTGAAACGGCGCTCCGAGTGGACAGTTCGACTGTGGATGGATTTGGAACGCCTCACCGAGCAGCAGGGCCTGCCCGGACGGGTCGTCTCGGCGCTCTACGCCGCCGCCGCCGGCGAGCTACGGCGGACCACGTATCAACAGGACGAAGGCCTCAGCCGCGATCAGGCCATCCGCGACGTGCAGGCGCTGACCCGCGCCGGCCTGCTGACGCCGCGCGGCAACGCGACCTCCCGGGTCTATCTGCCCGCCGGGGCGGCGGCCGAGATCGCCCAGGCCGCGACCGCAGCCGTACGCGGGCCGGGCCGCGACCCCTACCAGTAG
- a CDS encoding helix-turn-helix transcriptional regulator, producing MAQVPSPTIRARRLRRELRRLRDSAGLTAEEVARRLGWHRTKVIRLEHGHSRITLKDTEQMLALYEASDEDRESLTALAKQARQKGWWSAYGDVLPDDYVGFEAEATAISAFESLYVPGLLQTEEYARAIIHAGRSTADADEIDRRVAARLARKSLLSRDMPPRLWIVLDEAAIRRVVGGPKVMRTQLTRLIAACAQPSIELQIVPFGAGAHAAMAGPFTILGYADPILDPSIVYIENDANTLLLEEDAHVARYKLMFDHLRAKAMDPDESGRSLARAAEELPD from the coding sequence GTGGCACAGGTTCCGAGCCCGACGATCCGCGCTCGCCGGTTACGCCGGGAGCTACGTCGGCTCCGTGACTCGGCCGGTCTGACGGCCGAGGAGGTCGCCCGCCGCTTGGGCTGGCACCGCACCAAGGTCATCCGGCTCGAACACGGCCACTCACGGATAACGCTCAAGGACACCGAGCAAATGCTGGCCCTCTACGAGGCGTCCGATGAGGACCGCGAGTCGTTGACCGCGCTCGCCAAGCAGGCCCGGCAGAAGGGCTGGTGGAGCGCGTACGGCGACGTACTGCCCGACGACTACGTCGGCTTCGAGGCGGAGGCCACCGCGATCAGCGCATTCGAGAGTCTGTACGTGCCGGGACTGTTGCAGACCGAGGAGTACGCCCGCGCCATCATCCACGCCGGCCGCAGCACCGCCGACGCGGACGAGATCGACCGGCGGGTCGCCGCCCGGCTCGCCCGCAAGTCGCTGCTGTCGCGGGACATGCCGCCGAGACTCTGGATCGTCCTCGACGAGGCGGCGATCCGCCGGGTCGTCGGTGGTCCGAAGGTGATGCGCACCCAGCTCACCCGGCTCATTGCTGCCTGCGCCCAGCCGTCGATCGAGCTGCAGATCGTGCCGTTCGGGGCAGGCGCGCACGCCGCCATGGCCGGCCCGTTCACCATCCTCGGCTACGCCGACCCGATCCTCGACCCATCCATCGTCTACATCGAGAACGATGCGAACACCCTGTTGCTGGAGGAGGATGCCCACGTGGCGCGATATAAGCTCATGTTCGACCACCTCCGCGCCAAGGCCATGGACCCGGACGAGTCCGGCAGGTCCCTGGCTCGGGCGGCAGAGGAGCTTCCCGACTGA
- a CDS encoding DUF397 domain-containing protein, producing the protein MTAPDMSRAHWRKSSRSSASGSNCVEVATLAGGSIGVRDSKDPHGPTLLFPTGAWTAFLTTVSGC; encoded by the coding sequence ATGACCGCACCAGACATGTCCCGCGCTCACTGGCGCAAAAGCAGCCGCAGCAGCGCCAGCGGCTCGAACTGCGTCGAGGTGGCCACGCTGGCCGGCGGTTCGATCGGCGTACGCGACTCCAAGGACCCGCACGGCCCGACGCTCCTCTTCCCCACCGGCGCATGGACGGCGTTCCTCACCACAGTGTCCGGCTGCTGA
- a CDS encoding HAD domain-containing protein: MPADRPYVFLDVDGVLIPLAARATSRSPSPHRAAHLDSIGNPLLARVDPEDGRRLLALDCQLVWATTWIDEANEVVAPLLGLPELPVVAWPDSDDEPPRGMHWKTPFLTSWAAGHAFVWLDDEITDLDRHWVSAHHPGKALLHRVDPHLGLTDADLSTVGQWLAA, translated from the coding sequence GTGCCCGCCGACCGCCCGTACGTCTTCCTCGACGTCGACGGAGTGCTGATTCCCCTCGCCGCTCGCGCGACCAGCCGGTCACCTTCGCCCCACCGTGCGGCTCATCTTGACTCGATCGGCAATCCGCTGCTGGCGCGGGTCGATCCGGAGGACGGCCGCCGGCTGCTGGCACTCGATTGCCAACTCGTCTGGGCGACCACCTGGATTGACGAGGCGAACGAGGTCGTCGCACCACTGCTCGGCCTGCCGGAACTGCCGGTCGTTGCATGGCCGGACTCCGACGACGAGCCCCCGCGCGGCATGCACTGGAAGACGCCGTTCCTCACCAGCTGGGCGGCCGGACACGCCTTCGTCTGGCTCGACGACGAGATCACCGACCTGGACCGACACTGGGTGTCCGCGCACCACCCAGGCAAGGCCCTGCTGCACCGCGTCGACCCGCATCTCGGCCTCACCGACGCCGACTTATCCACCGTCGGCCAGTGGCTCGCGGCCTGA
- a CDS encoding GNAT family N-acetyltransferase → MSPSRALSDHDELRPAPAHVREATLADADQLTEVHTLARTAYYTAAGGLDPDDPSLSSPEAYAERRAAWAKVLTLPELFTVAAVLDSRVVGCAAMGPAAVGHVDAAHVGQLHQIHVLPDCWGRGIGGLLHDAFVAYLHRTGRTGGVLEAWERNARAQRFYAARGWRPDGHSRPGPGDTRYLYFQLHR, encoded by the coding sequence GTGTCGCCCAGCAGAGCGTTAAGTGATCATGACGAGCTACGGCCGGCACCGGCCCACGTACGCGAAGCCACGCTCGCCGACGCCGATCAGCTGACCGAGGTGCACACGCTGGCCCGCACCGCCTACTACACGGCGGCCGGTGGGCTGGACCCGGACGACCCGTCGCTGTCGTCGCCCGAGGCGTACGCCGAACGCCGTGCCGCCTGGGCGAAGGTTCTCACCTTGCCGGAGCTGTTCACCGTCGCCGCTGTCCTCGACAGCCGGGTCGTCGGCTGCGCAGCGATGGGACCCGCCGCCGTCGGTCACGTCGACGCGGCCCACGTCGGCCAACTGCACCAGATCCACGTACTCCCCGACTGCTGGGGTCGGGGGATCGGCGGGCTGCTGCACGACGCCTTCGTCGCGTACCTGCACCGGACCGGTCGGACCGGTGGGGTGCTGGAGGCATGGGAGCGTAACGCTCGGGCCCAGCGCTTCTACGCCGCTCGCGGCTGGCGGCCCGACGGCCACAGCCGCCCCGGCCCTGGCGACACCCGCTATCTCTACTTCCAGTTGCACCGGTGA
- a CDS encoding nucleotidyltransferase domain-containing protein encodes MSELVERHTVLAVVVGSRAYGLHGPDSDYDRRGVYVAPTRAFWQLDKPPTHLDGPAPEQFSWEFERFCTLALQGNPTVLEVLWSPLIETLREDGDQLLAARQAFLSTRLAQTYGGYARDQLDRVAARRESTGETNHKQAMHMIRLLTAGAHVLRTGQVLVDVGPLRDRLLDLRRGELPWASVTAWAADLLAELDDAAAGTALPEQPDRAAVDRLLIAVRERNLG; translated from the coding sequence GTGAGCGAGCTTGTCGAGCGGCACACCGTCCTCGCCGTCGTCGTCGGATCCCGGGCGTACGGGCTGCACGGGCCGGACTCCGACTACGACCGGCGCGGCGTGTACGTTGCCCCGACCCGAGCGTTCTGGCAGCTGGACAAGCCGCCCACCCACCTCGACGGGCCGGCGCCGGAGCAGTTCTCCTGGGAGTTCGAACGCTTCTGCACCCTGGCGCTGCAGGGCAACCCGACCGTCCTGGAGGTGCTCTGGTCTCCGCTGATCGAGACGCTGCGCGAGGACGGCGACCAGTTGCTGGCGGCCCGGCAGGCGTTCCTGTCGACGCGACTCGCCCAGACGTACGGCGGCTACGCCCGTGACCAGCTCGACCGGGTGGCGGCCCGCCGCGAAAGCACCGGCGAAACGAACCACAAGCAGGCGATGCACATGATCCGGCTGCTGACCGCCGGTGCGCACGTGCTGCGGACCGGGCAGGTCCTGGTCGACGTGGGACCGTTGCGGGACCGGCTGCTCGACCTCCGGCGCGGCGAGCTGCCCTGGGCGTCGGTCACCGCGTGGGCAGCGGACCTGCTGGCCGAGCTCGACGACGCTGCGGCCGGCACCGCACTACCGGAACAACCCGACCGGGCCGCCGTCGACCGGCTGCTCATCGCCGTACGGGAAAGAAACCTGGGGTAA